A window of the Cellvibrio sp. pealriver genome harbors these coding sequences:
- a CDS encoding exodeoxyribonuclease VII small subunit, whose translation MPPKKKSIDFEQSLSTLENLVTRMEQGDMTLEESLQAFETGISLTRECQARLAAAEQQVTKLVEQQDDIRLEPFDSDEGDA comes from the coding sequence ATGCCACCCAAGAAGAAAAGTATCGATTTTGAGCAATCGCTCAGCACACTTGAAAATCTGGTAACCCGCATGGAACAGGGCGACATGACACTGGAAGAATCACTACAGGCGTTTGAAACCGGCATATCCCTGACACGCGAATGCCAGGCGCGCTTAGCGGCTGCCGAGCAACAAGTGACCAAGCTGGTTGAACAACAAGACGATATCCGGCTGGAGCCTTTTGATTCTGATGAAGGCGATGCCTGA
- a CDS encoding polyprenyl synthetase family protein, producing the protein MPVDFSAFAAHCRTRVDNALDRHFPIGEDPTQLRAAMRYSLFNGGKRVRPILAYASALAIDPDINLDVIDPVSCALECLHSYSLVHDDLPAMDDDDLRRGKPTCHIAFSEANAILAGDGLQTLAFELLTKTDLPAHTQIRLIRSLTAGSGAEGMVLGQAIDLAAVDHQLDLTQLETMHRHKTGALIRASVAMGAISAGADDSQIAALDSYAAAIGLAFQVQDDILDVTADTATLGKQQGADIARNKPTYVSLLGLETARAKAEELHRQAQDALASFGESAVYLRQLASYIVHRSN; encoded by the coding sequence ATGCCAGTGGACTTTTCTGCCTTTGCCGCACATTGCCGCACTCGTGTGGATAATGCGCTTGACCGTCACTTTCCCATCGGCGAAGACCCTACACAGTTACGCGCCGCGATGCGCTACAGCCTGTTTAATGGCGGCAAACGCGTTCGCCCCATCCTGGCTTATGCCAGCGCATTGGCCATCGACCCCGACATTAATCTGGATGTAATAGATCCCGTCAGCTGCGCACTGGAGTGCCTGCACTCTTACAGTCTGGTACATGACGACCTGCCGGCGATGGATGACGATGATCTGCGCCGCGGCAAACCGACTTGCCATATCGCCTTCAGCGAGGCCAACGCCATACTGGCGGGCGATGGGTTGCAAACCCTGGCATTTGAGCTGCTGACCAAAACCGACCTGCCTGCACACACACAAATCCGCCTGATCCGCTCGTTGACCGCCGGCTCAGGGGCAGAGGGAATGGTGCTCGGTCAGGCAATCGATCTGGCCGCGGTAGACCATCAGCTCGATCTCACGCAACTGGAAACCATGCACCGGCACAAAACCGGCGCATTGATTCGCGCAAGTGTGGCGATGGGCGCTATCAGCGCCGGAGCTGATGACTCACAGATAGCAGCTCTGGACAGCTACGCTGCGGCTATCGGCCTCGCCTTTCAGGTGCAGGACGACATTCTTGATGTCACCGCCGATACCGCCACGCTGGGCAAGCAGCAGGGCGCTGATATCGCGCGCAACAAACCAACTTATGTATCCCTGTTAGGCCTGGAAACGGCGCGCGCCAAAGCGGAGGAACTGCATCGTCAGGCACAGGATGCACTTGCGAGCTTCGGCGAAAGCGCTGTTTATTTGCGCCAACTGGCCAGTTATATCGTCCACAGGTCGAACTAG
- the dxs gene encoding 1-deoxy-D-xylulose-5-phosphate synthase, giving the protein MYNEIPTSRPPTPLLNSIDSPADLRALSEKQLPQLADELRAFLLYSVGQTGGHFGAGLGVVELTIALHYVYQTPDDRLVWDVGHQTYPHKILTSRRERMLSIRQGNGLSGFPKREESPYDTFGVGHSSTSISAAQGMAIGAKMAGIERKVAAIIGDGAMTAGMAFEALNHAAHTETDMVVVLNDNNMSISPNVGGLSTYLSKIWASKFYNSLREGSKQVLGKIPPAWEFARRTEEHFKGFMSPGTLFEEMGFNYVGPINGHDLSDLVRCLRNLREIKGPKLLHIITQKGKGFEPAELDPVGYHALNKIEPKKAAIGAVDTPKKLKYQEVFGQWLCDMAAQDGKLVGITPAMCEGSGMVEFARDYPERFYDVAIAEQHAVTLAAGMACEGQKPVVAIYSTFLQRAYDQLVHDVALQNLDVTFAIDRAGLVGEDGPTHAGSFDISFLRCIPNMVIAAPSDEDECRQLLHTAYQHPGPAAVRYPRGTGVGAAIQPDMQLLPIGKGVIKREGKQVALLCFGTLLATAQQVADQYGYSLCDMRFVKPLDTGLIEQMAATHELLVTLEENAIAGGAGSGVCEYLNSRALNVPVLQLGFSDEFVEHASQKQQLASQGLDAKAIAERIALHLNSAAEDTKLAAN; this is encoded by the coding sequence ATGTATAACGAAATCCCCACCAGCCGCCCGCCGACGCCGTTGCTCAACAGCATTGATTCTCCTGCCGATCTGCGCGCCCTGAGCGAGAAGCAATTGCCGCAACTGGCTGACGAGCTGCGCGCGTTTTTGCTGTATTCCGTGGGGCAAACCGGCGGGCATTTTGGTGCAGGCTTAGGCGTTGTTGAGCTGACCATCGCGCTGCATTACGTTTACCAGACACCGGACGATCGCTTGGTGTGGGATGTTGGCCACCAGACCTATCCACACAAAATTCTCACCTCGCGCCGCGAGCGCATGCTCAGCATCCGTCAGGGCAACGGCCTGTCGGGCTTTCCCAAGCGCGAAGAAAGCCCTTACGATACCTTTGGTGTCGGCCATTCCAGCACTTCAATCAGCGCCGCTCAAGGCATGGCGATCGGTGCCAAAATGGCAGGAATTGAGCGCAAAGTTGCCGCGATTATCGGCGATGGTGCCATGACCGCCGGCATGGCGTTTGAAGCGTTGAATCATGCCGCCCACACCGAAACCGATATGGTCGTTGTGCTCAATGACAACAATATGTCCATTTCGCCCAATGTTGGCGGCCTGTCTACTTACTTATCCAAAATCTGGGCGAGCAAGTTTTATAACTCGCTGCGCGAAGGCAGCAAGCAAGTGCTGGGAAAAATTCCACCGGCATGGGAATTTGCGCGCCGCACGGAAGAACACTTCAAGGGCTTTATGTCGCCCGGCACGCTATTTGAAGAAATGGGATTCAATTATGTCGGGCCAATTAACGGCCATGATTTAAGTGATCTGGTGCGCTGCCTGCGCAACCTGCGCGAAATAAAAGGCCCCAAGCTGCTGCATATCATCACCCAGAAAGGCAAAGGCTTTGAGCCCGCAGAATTAGACCCTGTTGGCTATCACGCCCTCAACAAAATCGAGCCTAAAAAAGCAGCGATTGGCGCAGTGGACACGCCGAAAAAACTGAAATACCAGGAAGTATTCGGCCAGTGGTTATGCGATATGGCCGCACAGGATGGCAAATTGGTTGGTATTACCCCGGCCATGTGCGAAGGCTCAGGCATGGTGGAATTTGCGCGCGATTATCCCGAGCGTTTTTATGATGTCGCCATCGCCGAACAACACGCCGTCACCCTCGCCGCAGGCATGGCTTGCGAAGGGCAGAAACCGGTTGTCGCGATTTATTCCACCTTTTTGCAACGCGCCTATGACCAATTAGTACACGATGTTGCGCTGCAAAACCTTGATGTCACCTTTGCTATTGACCGTGCAGGCCTGGTCGGTGAAGACGGTCCAACCCATGCGGGCAGCTTTGATATCAGCTTTCTGCGCTGCATTCCCAACATGGTCATCGCCGCCCCCAGCGACGAAGACGAATGCCGCCAACTGCTCCACACTGCCTACCAACATCCGGGCCCGGCAGCTGTACGCTATCCGCGCGGCACCGGTGTTGGCGCTGCAATCCAGCCGGATATGCAATTGCTCCCAATAGGCAAAGGAGTGATCAAACGCGAAGGCAAACAAGTCGCCTTGCTCTGCTTTGGAACCCTGCTTGCAACGGCGCAGCAAGTCGCCGACCAATATGGATACAGCCTGTGTGATATGCGCTTTGTTAAGCCACTGGATACCGGGCTGATCGAACAAATGGCGGCAACCCATGAGCTGCTCGTCACTCTGGAAGAAAACGCGATTGCCGGCGGCGCAGGCAGTGGTGTATGTGAATACCTCAATAGCCGCGCACTCAATGTGCCGGTACTACAATTGGGCTTTAGCGATGAGTTTGTGGAACACGCTAGCCAGAAGCAGCAATTGGCCAGCCAGGGGTTAGACGCTAAAGCCATCGCCGAGCGTATTGCCCTACACCTCAACAGTGCCGCCGAAGATACCAAACTGGCGGCGAATTAA
- a CDS encoding chemotaxis protein, giving the protein MSSSKADHSQGLLLFRLHNQQLFGLGTLKIQELVPFQPVTPMVNQQPGILGALNIRGQTMPIVDLAAAIGKGATPKELQTNSFIIITDVQRQKVGFLVRQIERIVDANWRDISAPDKFLGNSIYITGVTRVNEQLVQLLDVEVIMARLFPLDPSKATATITDVEREQLRPMRILLVDDSRTARKQLSDSLDAINVKYQVTDDGQKALEIMRAAAKEGQPIDLLVSDIEMPGLDGYELAFAVRDDKQLAGAYIILHTSLSSSISVSQARQVGADEALTKFDARELIDGMLRGAAKKSR; this is encoded by the coding sequence TTGTCATCCTCTAAAGCTGATCATTCCCAAGGGCTGCTGTTATTCCGCTTGCACAACCAGCAGCTATTCGGCTTGGGCACACTTAAGATCCAGGAGCTGGTTCCCTTTCAACCCGTCACTCCCATGGTTAACCAGCAACCCGGTATTCTGGGTGCTTTGAATATCCGCGGGCAGACCATGCCCATCGTTGACCTTGCCGCCGCCATTGGTAAAGGTGCCACTCCCAAAGAATTACAGACCAACAGTTTCATCATCATTACCGATGTGCAACGACAAAAAGTCGGTTTTCTGGTGCGCCAGATCGAGCGCATCGTCGATGCCAATTGGCGGGATATAAGCGCACCCGATAAGTTTTTGGGCAACAGTATCTACATCACCGGCGTCACCCGGGTAAACGAGCAATTGGTGCAACTGCTGGACGTAGAAGTCATTATGGCGCGCCTGTTCCCTCTCGACCCATCCAAAGCAACCGCCACCATCACCGATGTCGAACGCGAGCAGCTGCGCCCCATGCGTATTTTATTAGTCGATGACTCACGTACCGCGCGCAAACAACTGAGCGACTCGCTCGATGCGATCAACGTGAAATATCAGGTGACTGACGACGGTCAGAAGGCGCTAGAGATCATGCGTGCAGCCGCCAAAGAAGGGCAGCCAATTGACCTGCTGGTCAGTGACATCGAAATGCCCGGACTGGACGGCTACGAATTGGCATTTGCCGTGCGCGACGATAAACAGTTGGCGGGTGCCTACATTATCCTGCACACCTCACTGTCCAGCAGTATCAGTGTCAGTCAGGCGCGCCAAGTCGGTGCCGATGAGGCGCTCACCAAGTTTGATGCGCGCGAGCTGATTGACGGCATGTTGCGCGGCGCAGCGAAAAAATCCCGTTAG
- a CDS encoding LysR family transcriptional regulator, whose amino-acid sequence MQHWERVEAFIAVVRFGSFAAAARELQVSNSHVSRLVSQLELQLGTQLLYRTTRQIRLTDAGQLYYESCRHLFDGLREAESLLQHHQGQPTGLLKITAATTFGDRYIAPLVNDFQLLYPQLKVNMYFSNRQVELIEEGFDLAIRMGVMRESTLVAKRLCDRQEYIVGSPAYLARISAPQTLTDLERHNCLVGTRGYWLLQENGQRKDLVVRGNWQANSGPALLDAALKGLGLAQLPDYYVDEFLADGRLVSVLDGYRFNDAGVWVVYPQQRHLAPKVRLFIDFLAARFTAGVPPLVT is encoded by the coding sequence ATGCAACATTGGGAGCGGGTGGAGGCGTTTATCGCCGTGGTACGGTTTGGCAGTTTTGCGGCGGCAGCGCGTGAGCTGCAGGTATCCAATTCCCATGTGAGCCGTTTGGTCAGTCAATTGGAGCTGCAACTGGGCACGCAATTGTTGTATCGCACTACGCGCCAGATCCGCCTGACCGATGCTGGCCAGTTGTATTACGAAAGTTGCCGCCATCTATTCGATGGTTTGCGCGAGGCGGAATCGCTCTTGCAGCATCACCAAGGTCAGCCAACCGGGCTGCTTAAAATCACTGCTGCTACCACTTTTGGCGACCGCTATATCGCCCCGTTGGTAAACGATTTCCAGCTTCTTTACCCGCAGCTCAAGGTGAATATGTATTTCAGTAACCGACAGGTAGAGCTGATCGAAGAAGGCTTTGATCTGGCGATCCGCATGGGGGTGATGCGGGAATCGACCTTGGTTGCCAAGCGCCTGTGCGACCGGCAGGAGTACATCGTCGGTTCGCCTGCTTATCTGGCGCGCATTTCTGCGCCGCAAACCCTGACCGATCTTGAGCGCCACAATTGTTTGGTGGGGACGCGTGGCTATTGGCTGTTACAGGAGAATGGGCAGCGCAAAGATCTGGTGGTGCGGGGCAACTGGCAGGCTAACTCCGGTCCGGCGCTGCTGGATGCGGCTCTCAAAGGGCTGGGGTTGGCGCAACTGCCGGATTATTACGTGGATGAATTTCTGGCCGATGGCCGGTTGGTATCGGTGCTGGATGGCTATCGCTTCAATGATGCCGGTGTCTGGGTGGTCTATCCACAACAGCGCCATTTAGCGCCCAAGGTAAGGTTGTTTATCGATTTTCTGGCGGCACGTTTTACCGCAGGTGTGCCTCCGTTGGTTACTTAA
- a CDS encoding S-(hydroxymethyl)glutathione dehydrogenase/class III alcohol dehydrogenase yields MMKSRAAIALAAGKPLELVEIDVQGPKAGEVLVRIVATSVCHTDAYTLSGADPEGVFPAVLGHEGAGIVEAVGEGVTSLQVGDHVIPLYTAECGKCKFCLSGKTNLCGSVRATQGKGLMPDGTTRFSFEGKPLFHYMGTSTFSEYTVLPEVSLAKVSKEAPLDKICLLGCGVTTGIGAVINTAKVTPGSTVAVFGLGAIGLAVIQGAQMMKASRIIAIDINPDKFELARQFGATDFVNPKDHSAPIQQVIVDMTDGGVDYSFECIGNVNVMRSALECCHKGWGESIIIGVAGAGQEISTRPFQLVTGRVWKGSAFGGVKGRSQLPGYVDRYMKGEIKIDEFITHDMPFDKINEAFDLLHEGKSIRTVLHF; encoded by the coding sequence ATCATGAAATCACGCGCCGCCATCGCCCTTGCTGCAGGCAAACCATTGGAATTAGTAGAGATAGATGTACAAGGCCCGAAAGCCGGCGAAGTACTGGTGCGCATAGTGGCAACCAGCGTCTGTCATACCGATGCCTACACCCTTTCCGGCGCAGACCCGGAAGGCGTATTTCCGGCAGTACTGGGGCATGAAGGCGCGGGGATTGTAGAGGCCGTGGGCGAGGGCGTGACCAGCTTGCAAGTGGGCGACCATGTGATCCCGCTCTACACCGCTGAATGCGGCAAGTGCAAATTTTGCCTCTCGGGCAAAACTAACCTGTGCGGCTCGGTGCGCGCGACCCAGGGTAAAGGCCTGATGCCCGATGGCACCACCCGCTTCTCATTTGAAGGCAAACCGCTGTTCCATTACATGGGTACATCGACTTTCTCGGAGTACACCGTACTGCCGGAAGTCTCTCTGGCCAAAGTGTCCAAAGAAGCTCCGCTGGATAAAATCTGCCTGCTTGGCTGTGGCGTGACCACCGGTATTGGCGCTGTGATCAACACCGCCAAAGTCACCCCGGGTTCAACCGTCGCGGTATTTGGTTTGGGTGCTATCGGCCTCGCAGTAATTCAGGGTGCACAGATGATGAAGGCCAGCCGTATTATTGCCATCGATATCAACCCCGATAAATTTGAACTCGCCCGCCAATTTGGCGCGACCGATTTTGTGAACCCCAAAGACCACAGCGCGCCCATCCAGCAGGTGATTGTGGATATGACCGACGGCGGCGTGGACTACTCGTTTGAATGTATCGGCAATGTGAACGTGATGCGCTCGGCGCTGGAGTGCTGCCACAAGGGCTGGGGCGAGTCGATCATCATTGGTGTTGCCGGTGCAGGCCAGGAAATTTCTACCCGCCCGTTCCAACTGGTGACCGGCCGCGTATGGAAAGGCTCGGCGTTCGGTGGAGTGAAAGGCCGCAGCCAATTGCCCGGTTATGTGGATCGCTACATGAAGGGCGAGATTAAGATCGACGAATTTATCACCCACGATATGCCGTTCGACAAGATCAACGAGGCCTTTGATTTGCTCCACGAAGGCAAAAGTATCCG